The DNA region GGGATGTTATCCTCATGTCAACACCGTCGGTTTCAATAACGTTTCCTATTTCACCGATTATTATGTGATCTTCAGGTATTCCCATGTCAATGGCAAGCTGGGCATGCTTTTTCAGATGCTTGTATTCACCGTGAACAGGAATGAAGTATTTTGGCTTTGTGAGTGCCAGCATGAGCTTGAGTTCTTCCTGGCATGCGTGACCTGAAACGTGTACTTCATACATTTTTTCATACACAACTTCAGCGCCGGACTTCATGAGTTCGTTTACCACCTTGGTAACGTACTTTTCGTTGCCCGGTATAGGTGTAGCTGAAATGATGATGAAGTCGTTGCAGTTTATGTTTACCTTCTTGTGGTCGTTCATCGCCATTCTTGTGAGCGCTGACATAGGCTCGCCCTGGCTTCCTGTTGTTATGAGGACGATACGGCTCGCTTCGTAGCGGTTCATAAGGTCGATGTCGATGATGGTTCCTGAAGGTGCTTCAAGATATCCGAGCTCAATGGCAGTGGTGATAACATTCACCATGCTGCGGCCGAAAACGGCGATTTTTCTGTCCGTGCGTACTGCACAGTCGATGATCTGCTGGATCCTGTGTATATTCGAAGAGAATGTAGCAATTATTATTCTCTTGCCTTCAGCCTTTGTGAAAAGTGACTCGAATGAATTTCCTACGGTTCTTTCAGACTGTGTGAAGCCCGGTCGTTCTGCATTTGTCGAGTCCGCCATGAGAGCGAGTACGCCCTTTGATCCGAGTTCGCCGAATCGTGCAAGATCGATCGGTCCGCCATTTATAGGTGTGTAGTCGACCTTGAAGTCACCTGTGTGTACGAGAACGCCGGCAGGTGTGTGGATGGCAAGACCTACTGAGTCAGGTATTGAGTGGTTTACTGAGATGAATTCAACTGCCATGCAGCCCATTTTAACTGTTTTCTTCGGAGCGACCTCGTTGAGTGTTACCCTTCCTGAAAGTCCGTGCTCCTTGAGTTTTCCGTCCACGAGTCCGAGCGTAAGCTTTGTGCCGTAGACAGGAACGTTTATCTTCTTGAGAAGATAGGCAAGACCGCCGATATGGTCTTCGTGTCCGTGGGTAAGAACAACACCTCTTACTTTTGCCTGGTTTCTTTCGATGTAGGTGAAGTCCGGAATTACGATATCGACGCCGAGCATTTCAGAATCCGGGAATGCAAGGCCGCAGTCAACGATGAAAATGTCGTTTGAGCATTCAAAGGCAGTCATGTTTTTTCCGATCTCATTAAGACCGCCGAGTGGAATGATCTTCACTGGAGTTTTCCGGTTATCCTTTTTGGCTGTCTTCATTGCACGGGCCGGTGCATTTGAAGCGGAACTGCCGGATTCGTTTTTCTGCTGTGATGCCTGTCTGGAATTGCTCCGGTTTTCGCCGGAACGTTTGTGATTACTGTTGTTGCGGTTCAATTAACGCAAGCCTCCTTTATGTATTTTTGTTTTTGTCAGATTCATTGGCACATCACCTGTGGGTCCAGATCATGTGTACTATCAGAACATAAATATACACACTAATTATAGTACAATACCCGATCAATGTCAAGGAATTAAGTGGATAAAGGCTATGGTGAAAATATACGAATTTCGTGTACAAAAAAACATTTTCATTTTAATATTCTCTTTTCGTTTTTGTGGAAATGCAGTATTTTTAAGAATATACTGACAAATCGGGAAATGTAAGACAGAGCTCGGCCTGCCTTGACAAATCAGACGGTATTATGGTAAAATCTGTAGTATGAATGATGCCGGTCTTCGTGAGGCCGGTACTGGAAAATATGCGGGAATGCCCGGTGTTTTCCGGATCAAAGAGAAAAGAGAAAGACGGTGTATATAATATGTATGAG from Ruminococcus sp. HUN007 includes:
- a CDS encoding ribonuclease J, translated to MNRNNSNHKRSGENRSNSRQASQQKNESGSSASNAPARAMKTAKKDNRKTPVKIIPLGGLNEIGKNMTAFECSNDIFIVDCGLAFPDSEMLGVDIVIPDFTYIERNQAKVRGVVLTHGHEDHIGGLAYLLKKINVPVYGTKLTLGLVDGKLKEHGLSGRVTLNEVAPKKTVKMGCMAVEFISVNHSIPDSVGLAIHTPAGVLVHTGDFKVDYTPINGGPIDLARFGELGSKGVLALMADSTNAERPGFTQSERTVGNSFESLFTKAEGKRIIIATFSSNIHRIQQIIDCAVRTDRKIAVFGRSMVNVITTAIELGYLEAPSGTIIDIDLMNRYEASRIVLITTGSQGEPMSALTRMAMNDHKKVNINCNDFIIISATPIPGNEKYVTKVVNELMKSGAEVVYEKMYEVHVSGHACQEELKLMLALTKPKYFIPVHGEYKHLKKHAQLAIDMGIPEDHIIIGEIGNVIETDGVDMRITSRVPAGRILVDGLGVGDVGSIVLRDRKHLAQDGLIIVVIAIDKASNIIASGPDIISRGFVYVRESEELIEEAKQVLNATLSQCSIHDLREWNSLKSKLKDALSEYIYSKTKRSPMILPIIMEI